A genomic region of Raphanus sativus cultivar WK10039 chromosome 6, ASM80110v3, whole genome shotgun sequence contains the following coding sequences:
- the LOC108812395 gene encoding cell wall protein IFF6-like, translating into MAHSRFLNLVLVFVTVASIFSTFAEANRGFGWGWGGGSNYSSSSGSSPGSRWGWGSSRNGSGWSGGVGTNYSSGSSSSPGSGWSWGWGMGSNHSSGSGSSPWSGWGWGWGPNNGQNSGSGGSGSGWGPKNTNNSGSGSSGSGWGWGGHSKGYNATYNAPRKIIVGGDKEWTYGFNYSDWASKTAPFFLNDILVFKYNPPAPFTHSVYLFSNPSSYEKCNVKKGKMIASPKQGAGNGFELVLTKMRPYYISCGEHDGAHCSNGTMKFTIIPILPRW; encoded by the exons ATGGCACACTCTCGTTTTCTAAACCTTGTTTTAGTCTTTGTTACCGTGGCCTCCATATTCTCCACATTTGCTGAGGCCAATAGGGGATTTGGATGGGGTTGGGGTGGAGGCTCAAACTATTCAAGCAGTTCAGGTTCAAGCCCGGGCTCAAGGTGGGGTTGGGGCTCTAGCCGGAATGGATCAGGATGGAGTGGGGGTGTGGGCACCAACTATTCAAGTGGTTCAAGTTCAAGCCCCGGGTCGGGATGGAGTTGGGGTTGGGGTATGGGCTCCAACCATTCAAGTGGTTCAGGTTCAAGCCCGTGGTCGGGATGGGGTTGGGGCTGGGGTCCTAACAACGGACAAAACTCAGGATCCGGTGGCTCCGGCTCTGGTTGGGGTCCTAAGAACACAAACAACTCAGGATCTGGCAGCTCCGGTTCAGGCTGGGGCTGGGGAGGTCACTCAAAAGGCTATAACGCAACCTACAATGCACCTAGAAAAATCATAGTCGGTGGAGACAAAGAGTGGACATATGGTTTTAATTACTCCGACTGGGCTTCTAAGACTGCCCCCTTCTTTCTCAATGACATACTTg TGTTCAAATACAACCCACCAGCACCGTTCACGCACAGCGTCTACTTGTTTTCTAACCCATCGAGCTACGAAAAGTGCAATGTGAAGAAAGGAAAGATGATAGCATCACCAAAGCAAGGTGCTGGGAATGGCTTTGAGCTTGTTCTTACAAAAATGAGGCCTTACTACATCTCGTGCGGCGAGCACGACGGTGCTCACTGCAGCAATGGCACCATGAAGTTTACCATCATTCCTATCCTCCCCCGTTGGTAA